Proteins encoded within one genomic window of Scomber japonicus isolate fScoJap1 chromosome 16, fScoJap1.pri, whole genome shotgun sequence:
- the map3k9 gene encoding mitogen-activated protein kinase kinase kinase 9, with amino-acid sequence MDVFKPALDNSLSPKASVPSSEEAETDVFRWPTPENGIRATPGARPSAPGVWTAVFDYEATADDELSLRRGDLVEVLSKDSLVSGDEGWWTGMIADRVGIFPCNYVSKGNGIPEEIRDTSEQQYSVPPLHLLEIDFLELTLEEIIGVGGFGKVYRAIWRGSEVAVKAARRDPDEDAEQTLESVRQEAKLFAMLNHPNIMGLLGVCLQEPNLCLVMEYARGGPLNRALAGKRIPPCTLVDWAVQIARGMHYLHSQAIVPIIHRDLKSSNILILERVEMEDLSNKTLKITDFGLAREWHRTTKMSAAGTYAWMAPEVIRSSTFSKGSDVWSYGVLLWELLTGEVPFRGIDGLAVAYGVAMNKLALPIPTTCPEQFVRLMEDCWSPDSHSRPHFTTILDQLTAIEESGFFEMPAESFHSLQDDWRLEIQDMFDQLRTKEKELRSWEEELTQAALQQKCQEEALRRREQELAEREIHILERELNIMIHQLYQEKPHVESRQGKFRRNRLKLKDGNRISLPSDFQHKITVQASPSHDRRRSLLSSGSSPPTSPPMLPRLRAIQLTPGEGCTELERKGSRKKGRSRGCGPYREHSADASVKPAHEGSRQRSCSAPNLRRSPRHSPAVPGVPSLVEMENEDCCFTTEPGAASGQSYLCIPFHKEGHTGAAADGADGEEYCPSVQVPATPPCKKSPAGGRRSELVLLGCGALLAAVGLGCNLLTLAQPEETIKPRWESFFHRSGGQRRSTSPPTRRLFRRESPLKPSAPSLPERGLPPSYTLLSLSSVSDCNSTRSLLRNDSEELLVCRPASPLAKHSLPPPVLQHHGIRTPVNPLVNTHLESFKRNPRQSLTPTHVPSATSSSRSLRRTPSDGAIKKCSPPHNLEPLPEKKALESTGGFRGLKEDCSEVPRLPDPNVVFPPTPRRRCAPERPKTLDFVARPRPSPRARCEVFWADTRPRGNGQTLGNGESPAHTSSTETPPTVEFGRDPAVLPTPMEAPTPYSPRKNENLLDQLDEGQYRDGTVPLCRPEISFPKDSPYRFRPGFWS; translated from the exons ATGGATGTCTTCAAACCCGCTCTGGACAATAGTTTGAGTCCTAAGGCGAGCGTCCCTTCATCGGAAGAAGCGGAGACAGATGTTTTCCGCTGGCCGACACCGGAGAATGGCATCAGAGCAACGCCGGGTGCGAGACCCTCTGCACCGGGCGTCTGGACCGCCGTGTTTGACTATGAGGCGACTGCGGACGATGAGCTCAGTCTACGCAGGGGGGACCTGGTGGAGGTGCTGTCCAAGGACTCCCTGGTGTCGGGAGATGAGGGATGGTGGACCGGTATGATAGCAGATCGGGTTGGCATTTTCCCGTGTAATTATGTCAGTAAAGGGAATGGCATCCCGGAGGAAATACGGGATACCTCAGAGCAGCAGTACTCAGTGCCTCCTCTGCACC TCCTGGAGATTGATTTCTTAGAGCTGACCCTTGAGGAAATCATCGGAGTGGGCGGTTTTGGAAAAGTCTATCGTGCCATTTGGCGGGGCTCAGAGGTGGCGGTGAAGGCGGCACGACGAGACCCAGATGAGGACGCGGAGCAGACCCTGGAGAGCGTCCGTCAGGAGGCCAAGCTTTTTGCCATGCTCAACCATCCCAACATCATGGGTCTGCTGGGGGTTTGTCTACAAGAGCCCAACCTGTGCCTGGTCATGGAGTACGCTCGGGGCGGCCCCCTCAACCGGGCCCTCGCAGGGAAACGAATCCCTCCGTGCACACTGGTGGATTGGGCCGTACAGATCGCCCGGGGCATGCACTACCTCCACAGCCAGGCCATCGTCCCTATTATTCACAGAGACCTCAAGTCCAGCAACA TCCTGATCCTTGAGAGGGTTGAGATGGAAGACCTCAGTAACAAGACCCTGAAGATCACCGACTTCGGCCTGGCTCGAGAGTGGCACCGCACCACCAAGATGAGCGCAGCCGGGACCTACGCCTGGATGGCTCCCGAAGTCATCCGCTCGTCCACGTTCTCCAAGGGTAGCGACGTTTGGAG TTACGGCGTGCTGTTGTGGGAGCTGCTGACGGGAGAGGTTCCTTTTCGGGGTATCGATGGTCTCGCTGTGGCTTATGGAGTGGCAATGAATAAGCTGGCTTTGCCCATTCCCACAACTTGTCCTGAGCAATTTGTACGTCTTATGGAGG ACTGCTGGAGCCCAGACTCTCACTCCCGGCCGCACTTCACAACTATTTTAGACCAGCTGACCGCCATCGAGGAGTCAGGCTTCTTTGAGATGCCAGCAGAGTCCTTCCACTCTCTGCAGGATGACTGGAGACTGGAGATACAGGATATGTTTGACCAACTGAGGACCAAGGAGAAG GAGCTGCGATCTTGGGAGGAAGAGCTGACCCAAGCGGCACTGCAGCAGAAGTGCCAGGAGGAGGCGTTGAGGAGGCGCGAGCAGGAACTAGCCGAGAGGGAGATCCATATCCTGGAGCGAGAGCTCAACATCATGATTCACCAGCTCTACCAGGAAAAGCCTCACGTGGAGAGCAGACAGGGCAAGTTCCGACGCAACCGCCTAAAACTCAAGGATGGGAACAGGATCAGCTTGCCTTCAG ATTTTCAGCACAAAATCACAGTGCAGGCGTCACCTTCTCATGATCGGCGCAGGAGTTTGCTCAGCAGCGGCTCCAGCCCTCCGACTAGTCCACCAATGCTGCCCCGCCTAAGAGCCATACAGC TCACTCCAGGGGAGGGGTGTACA GAGTTGGAGAGAAAGGGGTCCAGGAAGAAGGGCAGATCCCGCGGGTGTGGTCCTTACAGGGAGCACAGCGCTGATGCCAG TGTGAAACCTGCACATGAGGGGAGCAGGCAGCGGTCCTGCAGCGCCCCGAATCTTCGCAGATCCCCGAGACACAGTCCAGCAGTGCCTGGAGTGCCAAGCCTGGTGGAGATGG AAAATGAAGACTGCTGCTTCACTACTGAGCCAGGAGCGGCCTCTGGTCAGTCCTACCTCTGCATCCCCTTCCACAAAGAGGGCCACACAGGTGCTGCCGCTGATGGTGCCGACGGAGAGGAGTATTGCCCCAGCGTCCAGGTGCCAGCAACACCACCGTGCAAGAAAAGCCCGGCAGGTGGTCGTCGCTCTGAGCTGGTCCTGCTGGGCTGTGGAGCCCTGCTGGCAGCCGTTGGATTGGGCTGCAATCTTCTAACTTTAGCCCAACCAGAAGAGACTATCAAACCACGATGGGAGAGCTTCTTTCACAGATCAGGGGGCCAAAGGCGGAGCACCAGCCCCCCAACTCGCAGACTATTCAGGCGGGAAAGCCCACTGAAACCCTCAGCACCCTCGTTACCTGAGCGAGGCTTGCCCCCCTCTTACACGCTGCTGTCCTTATCATCAGTGTCTGACTGCAACTCCACCCGCTCACTGCTGCGCAACGACAGCGAGGAGTTGTTAGTCTGCCGCCCCGCCTCCCCGCTTGCAAAGCATTCTCTCCCACCTCCCGTCCTGCAGCATCATGGCATCCGAACCCCGGTCAACCCGCTGGTCAACACCCACCTTGAAAGCTTCAAGCGTAACCCCCGCCAGTCTCTAACGCCCACACACGTACCCTCCGCCACAAGTTCCTCACGTAGCTTACGTCGAACGCCATCAGATGGAGCCATCAAGAAGTGCAGCCCTCCTCATAATCTTGAACCACTGCCAGAAAAGAAAGCTTTAGAGAGCACAG GTGGTTTTAGAGGATTAAAAGAAGACTGTTCTGAAGTTCCCCGGCTCCCAGATCCCAATGTAGTATTCCCCCCCACACCCCGACGTCGCTGTGCCCCCGAACGCCCCAAAACTTTGGACTTTGTAGCTCGGCCTCGGCCTTCCCCACGGGCTCGCTGTGAAGTGTTCTGGGCGGACACGAGGCCTCGGGGAAACGGACAGACCCTGGGTAACGGCGAGTCCCCTGCCCATACCTCCAGCACAGAGACTCCTCCCACGGTAGAGTTTGGGAGAGACCCCGCAGTGCTGCCCACCCCCATGGAGGCCCCGACACCCTACTCCCCCCGCAAGAACGAAAACCTGTTGGATCAGCTGGACGAGGGACAGTACCGAGATGGAACCGTCCCACTCTGCAGACCGGAGATCAGCTTTCCCAAAGACTCACCTTACCGCTTCAGACCCGGATTCTGGTCCTAA
- the LOC128375255 gene encoding tetratricopeptide repeat protein 9A → MNVIQAGHDGSSRVEGGRGNHTDNGGGGSPRLQQCAQPPSSSSSSRSRDARYQQQLQQQRHHGGSMLKQPSHNEPADVVRRALDFKCQGTQCYKDKKYREAIGKYHRALLEIKGLCRVLGDPDTSSKPPSPLLPTISKSSPLTDEQKGAMENAELECYNSLAACLLQMELVNYERVKEYCLKVLHKEGKNFKALYRSGVAYYHLGDFQKALYYLKESHKQEPSDTNVIRYIQLTEMKIRRNAQREKKEAT, encoded by the exons ATGAACGTGATCCAAGCTGGGCACGACGGCAGCTCCAGGGTGGAAGGAGGCAGAGGCAACCACACAGACAACGGCGGCGGCGGCTCCCCGAGGCTCCAGCAGTGCGCTCAgcctcccagcagcagcagcagcagccggagCAGAGATGCCAGAtaccagcagcagctccagcagcagaggCATCATGGTGGGTCGATGCTCAAACAGCCTTCCCACAACGAACCAGCCGACGTCGTGAGGCGTGCGCTGGACTTCAAGTGCCAAGGCACCCAGTGTTACAAGGATAAGAAGTACCGAGAGGCGATTGGCAAGTATCACCGCGCTCTGCTGGAGATCAAGGGGCTGTGCAGGGTTCTGGGGGATCCGGACACCAGCTCCAAGCCTCCGTCCCCCCTCCTGCCCACCATCAGTAAGTCCAGCCCGCTGACAGATGAGCAGAAGGGGGCCATGGAGAATGCAGAGCTGGAGTGTTACAACAGCTTGGCCG ctTGCCTTTTGCAAATGGAGCTGGTGAACTATGAGCGAGTGAAGGAGTACTGTCTGAAAGTGCTACACAAGGAGGGAAAGAACTTCAAAGCTCTGTACCGATCCGGTGTGGCCTATTACCACCTAGGTGACTTCCAGAAGGCCCTGTACTACCTGAAGGAGTCACACAAACAGGAGCCATCAG ACACCAATGTCATCCGCTACATCCAGCTGACAGAGATGAAGATTCGCCGGAATGCCcaaagggaaaagaaagaggcgACATAA